One Trichoderma atroviride chromosome 7, complete sequence DNA segment encodes these proteins:
- a CDS encoding uncharacterized protein (EggNog:ENOG41~SMCOG1005:Drug resistance transporter, EmrB/QacA~TransMembrane:12 (i63-82o102-119i131-150o156-177i189-212o224-240i306-325o345-364i384-403o409-431i443-463o475-499i)~antiSMASH:Cluster_7.5), producing the protein MQSFLQRRRIAARSVLQLTEKPPISLSESDETAISKPEASSHEQQHEEDIDVNPRKWPMWKKLSATLIITAISFVVQYASAVDSAAAERIQAEFRVSAVAESLATGLFLVGFGVGAPIAGPLSEIAGRNPVYIISFVLFMLCTMGAGLAPNIGAQLALRFLAGMFGSTPLVCAGGTVSDLWDPVDQIHIFPIYATGGFFGLAVGPAIGGLIADSRIVGWRWVEWSTLVLSGAVLLLVLLFQPETFAPTLREWQTAAAIAKVASGDGEVFSAGIIGETEQVSGLQRFKAKIGPALYRPVQLSYSEPIIIMISVYLSVLYIVIFTFLPGYTFIFTDTYGFSLAERGLSFFGLGVGFLLTLATAIPITIHSRKLIQRDGGLSPESRLWFAMIGAPTIPIGLFWMAWTTRASISCWSAIAASALLGFGILCVFISSYQYIIYTYEQLAASGLVFVTFTRYLVAGGMVEVGIPMYKNLGVAWALTLLGILSVVLIPIPFSLFYWGPRIRQWSKHVK; encoded by the exons atgcAGTCATTTCTTCAACGACGGAGAATAGCAGCTCGATCAGTGCTACAATTGACAGAAAAACCCCCAATCAGCCTATCCGAGTCCGATGAGACAGCCATCAGTAAACCCGAGGCGTCATCCCACGAGCAACAGCACGAAGAAGATATTGATGTCAATCCTCGAAAATGGCCAATGTGGAAAAAGCTCAGTGCGACTCTGATTATTACAGCGATATCCTTCGTTGTTCAATATGCCTCGGCCGTAGactctgccgcagctgaaAGGATACAAGCGGAATTTAGGGTATCTGCAGTTGCAGAATCTCTAGCAACAG gcTTGTTTCTCGTTGGTTTTGGGGTTGGCGCTCCAATTGCTGGCCCCCTGTCCGAAATCGCCGGTCGAAATCCCGTCTATATAATCAGCTTTGTACTGTTCATGCTATGCACAATGGGAGCGGGTCTGGCACCAAATATTGGCGCCCAGCTTGCTTTGAGGTTCCTTGCTGGCATGTTTGGTAGTACTCCGCTTGTTTGCGCTGGCGGCACCGTCTCAGACTTGTGGGATCCAGTCGACCAAATTCACATCTTCCCGATTTACGCCACAGGAGGATTTTTCGGCTTGGCGGTTGGACCAGCCATTGGAGGACTTATTGCGGACAGCAGGATCGTGGGCTGGCGATGGGTGGAATGGAGCACGTTGGTTCTCTCGGGTGCTGTTCTCCTGCTGGTCTTGCTTTTTCAACCCGAAACATTTGCGCCAACGCTACGTGAATGGCAgactgccgctgccattgcgAAAGTTGCCTCGGGGGATGGAGAGGTTTTCTCAGCCGGAATTATTGGGGAAACAGAACAGGTGTCTGGACTTCAGAGATTCAAAGCTAAAATTGGCCCTGCTCTCTATCGACCGGTGCAGCTGTCTTATTCCGAACCAATCATTATTATGATTTCGGTATATCTTTCTGTGCTATACATTGTCATCTTCACGTTTCTACCTGGCTATACTTTCATTTTCACAGACACATACGGATTTAGCCTGGCTGAACGGGGGCTTTCATTCTTCGGATTAGGCGTTGGTTTCTTGTTGACTTTGGCCACGGCAATACCAATCACCATCCATTCAAGGAAGCTTATTCAAAGAGACGGCGGCCTCAGCCCTGAATCTCGACTTTGGTTCGCCATGATTGGCGCACCTACAATCCCAATTGGACTTTTCTGGATGGCGTGGACGACCAGGGCGTCAATATCGTGTTGGTCCGCCATCGCGGCATCCGCGCTCCTCGGGTTTGGCATTCTATGCGTTTTCATCAGCAGCTATCAGTACATCATTTATACCTATGAACAGCTAGCTGCCAGTGGGCTAGTTTTCGTAACTTTTACGAGGTATCTAGTTGCCGGTGGAATGGTGGAGGTGGGCATTCCCATGTACAAAAATCTCGGCGTTGCATGGGCTTTAACGCTGCTTGGGATACTGAGTGTCGTGCTGATTCCCATTCCGTTCTCGCTGTTTTACTGGGGGCCTCGAATTAGACAATGGAGCAAACATGTCAAATAG
- a CDS encoding uncharacterized protein (antiSMASH:Cluster_7.5), translating to MSTPFESEILAANAKYASTYTHSGLECPPKKRAVLITCMDCRLDPKSALGFELGEVTTIRNAGASGLDAARSVLLTTHVLGAQEILLIKHTRCGLLGVPEEAVRGMMKKNLGVEESKEVDNFDSLTFFDL from the exons ATGTCAACTCCCTTTGAATCAGAGATCCTCGCAGCCAATGCTAAATATGCTAGCACCTACACGCATAGTGGCCTTGAATGCCCTCCTAAAAAGAGAGCCGTCCTTA TAACATGCATGGATTGCCGTCTTGATCCCAAATCAGCCCTGGGTTTCGAGCTTGGTGAAGTAACCACGATTCGAAACGCCGGTGCATCAGGCCTAGATGCGGCGCGCTCAGTACTCCTCACTACACACGTTTTGGGTGCTCAAGAGattcttctcatcaagcaTACTCGATGCGGTTTGCTGGGCGTTCCTGAAGAAGCAGTTCGtggaatgatgaagaagaacctGGGAGTGGAAGAGTCCAAGGAGGTAGACAACTTTGATTCCCTGACCTTTTTCGATTTGTAG
- a CDS encoding uncharacterized protein (TransMembrane:12 (i48-68o74-94i128-149o155-177i189-207o247-267i279-299o331-356i376-393o405-428i449-472o478-496i)~SMCOG1038:phenylalanine-specific permease~antiSMASH:Cluster_7.5), which translates to MEKKSSSGPDEAYDINIEASSPIDNNDFTLAHDGEQLKRGLKSRHLQFLALGGAIGTGLFVGSGGILADTGPAPLFMAYMSMSIIVWIVMNGLAEMTVYLPFRGVTIPYYVSRYVDSSLGFAAGWNYWYAYTMLVAAEASAAAIVIDYWKAHVNVAVWIAIILLVLLALNLFAAAIFGEAEFVFASIKLIALFVLCIIGIVLFFGGGPDQHHVLGFHYWNDPGAFVEYNAKGSTGHFLGYWHAFVKAGFAFITSPELIAIAAGEAVSPRRNLKKAARRFVFRLTLFYGVSSLIIGIIVASNDPRLLGASDASASPFVIGIQNAGIPVLNHIINAVILTSAWSAGNSFLYSASRVLYSMSISGQAPKVFAHTNRWGVPYVAVLFTWVFTLLAFLNVSNSGATVFNWFVNISTISGFIAWIIILVTYLRFRKAIIFNNLLGELPYKTPFQPYTTYFALFIISLLTLTNGFQIFIGDNWNVSDFIAAYITLPIVLVLYLGHKIWKRTSFCIKTSEVDVITGKKEMDEMEAMDQPPVPKNWLQKVWFWLA; encoded by the exons ATGGAGAAAAAATCCAGCTCTGGGCCCGACGAGGCCTACGACATCAACATCGAGGCCAGCTCGCCAATTGACAACAACGACTTCACTCTGGCCCACGATGGCGAGCAGCTCAAGCGTGGTCTCAAGAGTCGTCATCTGCAGTTCTTGGCCCTGGGAGGCGCCATTGGAACTGGTCTCTTTGTCGGTTCCGGTGGCATTCTCGCTGATACTGGCCCTGCACCGCTCTTCATGGCCtacatgtccatgtccatcatCGTCTGGATCGTCATGAACGGCCTGGCCGAAATGACGGTCTATCTACCGTTTAGAGGCGTCACCATCCCTTACTACGTCAGCCGATACGTCGATTCCAGCTTGGGCTTCGCCGCGGGATGGAATTACTGGTATGCCTACACAATGCTCGTTGCGGCAGAAGCTTCCGCAGCAGCCATTGTGATAGACTATTGGAAAGCCCATGTCAATGTTGCCGTCTGGATCGCCATtatcctcctcgtcttgtTGGCGCTCAACTtattcgccgccgccatttTCGGAGAGGCAGAATTTGTCTTTGCGTCTATCAAGCTGATCGCCCTGTTTGTTCTCTGCATCATTGGTATTGTCTTGTTCTTTGGCGGTGGCCCAGACCAACATCATGTTCTCGGCTTCCATTACTGGAACGATCCCGGAGCCTTTGTAGAATACAACGCCAAGGGGTCGACTGGCCACTTTTTGGGTTACTGGCACGCCTTTGTCAAAGCTG GTTTTGCCTTTATTACCAGCCCAGAGTTGATCGCGATCGCCGCTGGAGAGGCTGTTTCCCCCCGCCGAAACCTCAAGAAGGCCGCTCGTCGCTTTGTTTTCCGCTTGACATTGTTCTACGGCGTATCctctctcatcatcggcatcatcgtcgctTCGAACGACCCAAGGCTCCTCGGAGCCTCTGACGCCAGCGCTTCGCCCTTTGTCATTGGTATCCAGAATGCAGGCATCCCAGTGTTGAACCAcatcatcaacgccgtcatTCTGACTTCCGCCTGGTCTGCTGGAAACTCCTTCCTCTACTCTGCCAGCCGAGTGTTATATTCCATGTCAATCAGCGGCCAAGCCCCCAAGGTATTCGCTCATACGAATCGATGGGGCGTCCCCTACGTGGCTGTTCTCTTTACCTGGGTCTTCACTCTTCTCGCTTTCCTCAATGTCAGCAACTCTGGCGCTACGGTCTTCAACTGGTTTGTCAATATTTCAACCATTTCTGGCTTCATTGCGTGGATCATCATCTTGGTTACCTATCTTCGCTTCCGCaaagccatcatcttcaacaaccTCTTGGGAGAACTACCGTACAAGACGCCTTTCCAGCCATATACCACTTATTTTGCGCTCTTCATCATTTCCCTTCTCACCCTCACAAACGGCTTCCAAATTTTCATCGGAGATAACTGGAACGTGAGCGATTTTATTGCTGCGTACATTACTCTGCCCATCGTTCTCGTGCTTTATCTCGGCCACAAGATCTGGAAGCGCACTTCCTTCTGCATCAAGACATCTGAAGTCGATGTCATTACGGGTaagaaggagatggacgAAATGGAAGCGATGGACCAGCCTCCTGTACCCAAGAACTGGCTACAGAAGGTCTGGTTCTGGCTGGCGTAA
- a CDS encoding uncharacterized protein (antiSMASH:Cluster_7.5), producing MASSLLSALVSSLHGEEATNSQDNCHMLASCLQYSEPGYRSRGRKEAEGKKAPQDRRCAYSPHLLARLRKLLRNQGPSRDQADKSRRRPGVCLVSLPAKRKQAREPAMTTDGFQSKQQP from the coding sequence ATGGCCTCATCGCTGCTCTCAGCGCTGGTCAGCTCGCTccatggagaagaggctACCAATAGCCAAGACAACTGTCATATGCTAGCCTCATGCTTGCAGTATTCCGAGCCCGGCTATCGCTCGAGAGGAAGGAAAGAAGCCGAAGGCAAGAAGGCTCCACAGGACAGACGTTGTGCATATTCGCCTCACCTGTTGGCCAGGCTGCGCAAGCTATTGAGGAACCAAGGACCATCAAGGGACCAAGCCGATaaaagccgccgccggccggGAGTCTGCCTCGTATCGTTGCCAGCAAAACGCAAACAGGCGCGTGAGCCCGCTATGACCACGGATGGCTTCCAGTCTAAGCAGCAACCGTAG
- a CDS encoding uncharacterized protein (antiSMASH:Cluster_7.5~TransMembrane:5 (n3-14c19/20o29-47i76-101o121-140i152-173o179-199i)) codes for MIVASTSLVVPSAISEVQCRTDADCEDDLVRMSRSVSIALLFLFVIYQHYRWRSHRWLFLETAPSEPYNEHAISHIFLGIVEGLLLISVLGLSSLSAYFLLRTLSSVTDSDFISGKTVSFVLLPLATDGPARVEAIVAAYRNSMTTALEFAIGRSMNAALFITPTLVLFSWAAQSNDPMTLHFPTLETISIFLGTLLVAELCRDGKSNYLEGAMCLVT; via the coding sequence ATGATCGTCGCCTCAACGTCACTTGTGGTTCCGTCTGCCATTTCCGAGGTGCAGTGCAGGACCGACGCCGATTGTGAAGATGACCTGGTGCGAATGTCGCGCTCCGTTTCTATagctctcctttttcttttcgttatATATCAGCACTACCGGTGGCGGTCTCACCGATGGCTATTCTTGGAAACCGCACCCTCTGAACCATACAATGAACACGCTATAAGTCATATATTTCTAGGCATCGTTGAGGGATTGCTTCTCATCTCGGTTCTTGGACTTTCCTCTCTGTCCGCCTACTTTCTCTTGCGGACACTAAGCTCAGTAACAGACTCTGACTTCATCAGCGGCAAGACAGTCAGCTTCGTCCTCTTACCGCTGGCTACCGATGGACCAGCTCGAGTGGAAGCCATTGTGGCGGCATATCGAAATAGTATGACGACAGCTTTGGAATTTGCAATCGGCCGAAGCATGAACGCCGCCTTGTTCATTACTCCCACGCTGGTCCTCTTCTCATGGGCAGCTCAGTCCAATGACCCCATGACTTTACATTTTCCAACTTTGGAGACTATTTCCATTTTTCTGGGTACGCTACTAGTTGCTGAGCTGTGTCGGGATGGTAAAAGCAACTATCTGGAGGGCGCCATGTGTCTCGTCACGTAA
- a CDS encoding uncharacterized protein (antiSMASH:Cluster_7.5): MARILPTVLTYRSGISLYDSQFDPETGEQVPIPDEIISDIVTVFNRFLIVCNDMGVHRNNIHVVATEATRKAINSAKFLEIIKEKTGLSIEMLPKEVEGQIGALGIASGFRNLAGLVMDLGGGSTQITWMVSQGGHIRISPLGSFSFPYGAAALSRQLGDLKKGKRKKDGEAAIARLRQEMVENFRDAYNHLQIPDSLVDKAKREGGFRIYLSGGGFRGWGYLLLYLNQSHGKHYPISIINGYTVGREQFEDTDTVKNIAKAAKDVFRVSDRRRSQVPAVAFLVNVLAEAIPHGIREAHFCQGGVREGYLFRTLSPDVREQSPLQVATMNFAPPSFLSIQELIKRAIPKPSKNLTRRFPEEFGEHVIDSFANVIYVHMFMSKETASTTALYSTSVGIMSSTHGVSHQDRARLALMLESRYRGELPPREMEFRDALRSLITPEEVWWTTYLGRVGYMITRLYPSGEIDPAKPRVVFSAEWAWNLGKKKNKEGLVLTISIQKKKDDPAELKHALEENVNVIQRVGKKKHWIGKDDPWGMKVKVEVVEEGILEAPE, translated from the coding sequence ATGGCACGTATCCTGCCGACGGTATTGACTTACCGATCTGGAATATCGCTTTACGACTCGCAGTTCGATCCAGAGACAGGAGAGCAGGTTCCAATCCCAGACGAAATCATCAGCGACATAGTCACAGTCTTTAACCGTTTCTTGATCGTCTGTAACGACATGGGAGTTCATCGGAATAACATTCATGTTGTTGCAACCGAGGCGACACGCAAAGCTATTAATTCCGCCAAGTTTTTGgaaattattaaagaaaagaCTGGTCTATCCATAGAAATGTTACCAAAGGAAGTGGAAGGCCAGATCGGCGCACTGGGCATTGCGAGCGGGTTCAGAAACCTGGCCGGCCTTGTCATGGATTTGGGAGGAGGCAGCACACAAATCACCTGGATGGTGAGCCAAGGAGGCCATATCCGAATCAGCCCTCTTGGAAGCTTTAGCTTTCCGTATGGCGCAGCCGCTCTGAGCAGACAGTTGGGAGAtttgaagaagggcaagagaaagaaagatggagaggctGCCATTGCCCGATTGCGACAGGAAATGGTGGAAAACTTCAGGGATGCCTATAACCATCTACAAATCCCTGATAGTTTGGTCGATAAGGCTAAGCGAGAGGGAGGGTTCCGCATCTATCTGTCCGGCGGCGGATTTCGGGGCTGGGGCTATCTGCTGCTCTATCTCAACCAGTCTCACGGCAAACATTATccaatctccatcatcaatggGTACACGGTTGGCCGAGAACAATTTGAAGATACCGATACGGTGAAAAACATAGCCAAAGCGGCAAAGGACGTCTTTCGAGTTTCGGATCGTCGACGATCTCAAGTTCCTGCAGTGGCATTCCTGGTCAACGTCTTGGCCGAGGCTATCCCTCATGGAATCAGGGAAGCTCACTTCTGCCAGGGCGGTGTGCGAGAAGGATATTTATTCAGGACTCTTTCTCCCGACGTCAGGGAACAATCTCCATTGCAAGTGGCAACTATGAACTTTGCGCCGCCTTCTTTCCTCAGCATCCAGGAATTGATCAAGCGTGCCATTCCGAAACCTTCCAAGAATCTGACGAGACGGTTCCCCGAAGAATTCGGCGAGCACGTCATTGATTCCTTTGCCAATGTTATATACGTGCATATGTTTATGTCCAAAGAGACGGCATCGACGACTGCGCTTTACTCAACTAGTGTGGGGATTATGTCGTCTACGCACGGCGTCTCGCATCAAGACCGTGCCCGACTTGCCTTGATGCTGGAGTCTCGGTACCGAGGAGAATTACCGCCAAGGGAGATGGAATTCCGCGACGCACTGCGGTCGCTAATTACGCCAGAGGAAGTGTGGTGGACTACTTACTTGGGCAGGGTCGGATACATGATCACTCGACTGTACCCATCCGGAGAAATTGACCCAGCGAAGCCCAGAGTCGTGTTTTCTGCCGAGTGGGCATGGAACCTgggtaaaaagaagaacaaggaggGATTGGTGTTGACAATATCGatacagaagaagaaggacgatCCCGCAGAACTCAAGCATGCGCTAGAGGAAAATGTTAATGTCATCCAAAGAGTTGGTAAGAAAAAGCACTGGATAGGAAAAGACGATCCTTGGGGCATGAAAGTGAAAGTTGAAGTGGTCGAAGAAGGGATTTTGGAAGCCCCAGAATGA